A stretch of the Sphingobacterium thalpophilum genome encodes the following:
- a CDS encoding T9SS C-terminal target domain-containing protein — MKTNLNLNLLAVLAAGLTVFVSCSKSDPAVIEPPVKPGDSNESLADAFFDKVAYKGAFGTTDWTAGWVNYEPNKTAYSAATEELSGEISADKTLDASKTYLLKGFVYVKSGVTLTIPAGTVIRGDKNTKATLVITMGGRINAEGTAAKPIVFTSNQPAGTRAPGDWGGLIILGKATNNIPGGTGIIEGGLTAPYGNHGGTIADDNSGVLKYVRVEFPGIAYTTNNEINGITFGSVGSKTTVDYVQVAYSGDDSFEWFGGTVNAKHLVSTANIDDIFDFDNGYSGKLQYLVGIRDPKLADQAGQSNGIESDNSEKVFGSSPRTRPVISNMTLIGPGNTDVDAKHEYANLWRRGSKMVLANSIFINMRYGIDIRDKETSDALTDKTSLIKNNIYQAFTADKTIVAGDKAKNTASFENADLLKAYLTENNNKFLDEAAAKNLLVGPYSLTSPNFLLKSGSEAATGASF; from the coding sequence ATGAAAACGAATTTAAACTTAAATCTTTTGGCTGTTTTAGCTGCAGGTTTGACTGTATTTGTAAGCTGTAGTAAAAGTGATCCAGCAGTAATTGAACCTCCTGTGAAACCAGGTGATTCGAATGAATCTCTTGCTGACGCTTTTTTTGATAAAGTTGCTTATAAAGGGGCATTTGGTACAACAGATTGGACAGCGGGCTGGGTAAACTATGAACCAAATAAAACAGCATATTCTGCTGCTACAGAGGAATTGTCGGGCGAAATTTCTGCAGATAAGACTTTAGATGCATCAAAAACATATTTATTGAAGGGTTTTGTTTACGTAAAAAGTGGTGTAACGCTAACAATTCCAGCAGGAACTGTAATTAGAGGAGATAAAAATACTAAAGCGACTTTAGTTATTACAATGGGTGGCAGGATCAATGCAGAGGGCACTGCGGCGAAACCGATTGTGTTTACATCCAACCAACCGGCGGGTACAAGAGCTCCCGGTGACTGGGGAGGATTGATTATTTTGGGTAAGGCTACTAATAATATCCCGGGTGGTACAGGTATAATTGAAGGGGGACTGACTGCACCTTATGGAAATCACGGTGGTACTATTGCTGATGATAACTCAGGTGTACTTAAATATGTTCGTGTTGAATTTCCAGGGATTGCTTATACAACAAATAATGAAATCAATGGTATTACTTTTGGATCTGTAGGATCTAAAACAACAGTTGATTATGTTCAAGTAGCCTATTCTGGTGATGATTCATTCGAGTGGTTTGGTGGTACGGTGAATGCAAAACACCTCGTATCAACTGCAAATATAGACGATATTTTTGATTTTGATAATGGGTATTCTGGTAAACTTCAATACTTAGTTGGTATTCGAGATCCTAAACTTGCGGATCAAGCTGGTCAATCCAACGGCATTGAATCGGATAACTCCGAAAAAGTATTTGGTTCGTCACCAAGAACACGTCCTGTAATTTCAAATATGACTTTGATAGGTCCAGGAAATACGGATGTTGATGCAAAACACGAATACGCTAACTTGTGGAGAAGAGGTAGTAAAATGGTGTTAGCGAATTCAATCTTTATAAATATGCGCTATGGCATTGATATTCGCGATAAGGAAACTAGTGATGCATTGACAGATAAAACGTCTTTAATCAAAAACAATATTTATCAAGCTTTCACGGCTGATAAAACAATCGTTGCAGGAGATAAAGCTAAAAACACCGCATCTTTCGAAAATGCAGATTTATTAAAAGCTTATTTGACTGAAAATAACAATAAATTCTTGGACGAAGCTGCTGCTAAGAACCTTTTGGTTGGTCCTTACAGTTTAACCTCTCCAAACTTCCTCTTGAAGTCAGGATCTGAGGCTGCTACTGGCGCTTCTTTCTAA
- a CDS encoding IPT/TIG domain-containing protein, producing the protein MKKFNQLTIPLLSLLFFSHCKEDAATKQSGHDPGKPIVLSSFYPTEGGAKDKILLDGENFGTDPSKIKVYFNNARAAVISSSGERIYAIVPRLPGDNPKISVVIGQDSVVYDKSFTYHIQAQVSTVTGTGDKNFLAGTLDQAHVYGKYLDMDAQGNLFMTWRDGGSYGIARINEKENIVTPLYSATSNPNPYANGVTVDRETGIMTVSHESVAEVFFSFDPREAWTLRQRNAQFSAADYGSIVQADRYANFVTFCPYDGHLYTRFRDGKVAKINPITYAATIVHQGPYGSQYGQAINPAKPWELYITLHSNASPNTFAQGISVLDLRDPNGTGGFKRINAPGGSGFRDGPVKDAIFNYPKDIKFDKQGNMFIADYGNHCIRMLSADGIVSTVAGQPTKAGYKDGGPVESQFNQPWGVAVNDQGDIYIADWNNARIRKLVIE; encoded by the coding sequence ATGAAAAAATTCAATCAATTGACAATTCCTTTGTTATCGTTGCTTTTTTTTTCTCACTGTAAAGAAGATGCTGCAACAAAGCAAAGTGGGCATGATCCCGGCAAACCAATCGTGCTTTCTTCTTTCTACCCAACAGAAGGGGGGGCGAAAGATAAAATCTTACTGGACGGTGAAAATTTTGGAACCGATCCGAGTAAAATCAAAGTGTATTTTAATAATGCGCGGGCGGCAGTAATCTCCTCCAGTGGAGAGCGCATCTATGCTATTGTGCCGCGATTACCGGGTGACAATCCTAAAATTTCCGTGGTTATCGGTCAAGATTCCGTAGTCTACGACAAGTCATTTACCTATCATATCCAGGCTCAGGTAAGCACGGTGACAGGAACTGGAGACAAGAATTTTTTGGCGGGGACACTCGATCAGGCGCATGTTTATGGCAAATACCTGGATATGGACGCGCAGGGCAATTTATTTATGACCTGGCGTGATGGCGGTTCTTATGGTATCGCACGTATCAATGAGAAAGAAAACATTGTAACGCCATTATACTCTGCCACCTCAAATCCCAATCCCTATGCCAATGGCGTTACTGTGGACCGAGAGACAGGCATCATGACCGTTTCGCACGAGTCCGTTGCAGAGGTATTTTTCTCATTCGATCCGAGAGAAGCCTGGACGCTGCGGCAGCGCAATGCGCAGTTCTCTGCCGCTGATTACGGTTCTATTGTGCAGGCGGATCGCTATGCAAACTTCGTCACATTCTGCCCTTATGACGGCCATCTCTATACGCGCTTCCGTGATGGTAAGGTCGCTAAAATAAACCCGATCACCTATGCGGCAACCATTGTGCATCAGGGACCATATGGTTCGCAGTATGGACAGGCGATCAATCCGGCCAAACCCTGGGAACTTTATATCACGCTACATTCCAACGCCAGTCCCAATACATTCGCGCAGGGCATATCTGTGCTGGATCTGCGTGATCCTAACGGTACTGGCGGGTTTAAACGTATCAATGCACCCGGAGGTTCGGGATTTAGGGATGGGCCGGTCAAAGATGCCATATTCAACTATCCCAAAGATATCAAATTTGACAAGCAGGGTAATATGTTTATTGCCGATTATGGGAATCACTGTATCCGTATGTTGTCTGCAGACGGTATCGTTTCCACAGTCGCTGGACAGCCTACAAAAGCTGGGTATAAAGATGGCGGACCTGTAGAATCTCAATTTAACCAGCCCTGGGGAGTGGCGGTTAACGACCAGGGGGATATATACATAGCCGACTGGAACAACGCCCGTATCCGTAAACTAGTTATCGAATAA
- a CDS encoding SusC/RagA family TonB-linked outer membrane protein: MKIIHFLCILPIYFFFSVTFAQQTQEQLTVAGTVVDEKGQPISKVSIYVKDKPTGATSTDENGKFSIQAVYGDRLVFTSVGYETAEHLVIESITGLQIKLLDKSTNIDEVVVVGLGAKQRKISSVGAITTVDVKQLQSPAPSIANLLGGRAAGVISMQTSGEPGANIADFWVRGIGTFGANAKALVLIDGLEGDLNTIDPADVESFSILKDASATAVYGVRGANGVVLVTTKRGTVDRIQITGRVNSTMSHLSRLPKYLRAYDYALLANEASIVRGSEPLYNDTELGIIKNNLDPDMYPDVSWQDEILNKNFWRQSYYASGRGGSEVARYFLSLGGNTETAAYKVDKNSIYSSNVGYNTYNYRVNLDINLTKTTKVFLGSDGFLSDRKEPGIADTDYIWKTQSTLTPVSIPIQYSNGLLPGIGSGERSSPYVMINRTGRYNQQIYKGKITLALDQDLKSLVEGLKVRAQGAYDIHSYFAERRWLQPALYEATGRNLDGSLIMAQKVQERPADYAKGLRQYRKYFFESSLNYDKKFGEDHRTSALIYYYLSDAKDTDDATNNLTAIPVRYQGVSSRFTYGYKDTYLLDANFGYTGSENFQPGRQYGFFPSIALGWVPTGYKFVQEAAPWLDYFKIRASYGTVGNDRIINAVRFPYLTKADIYRSDVWGVGGIETITETRIGADNLAWERAIKSNLGIEGKLFNNKIDFVIDFFEDQRNGIFQPRVQVPDYVGVISNPYANVGRMKSSGADGNITYTTKINNDMTLTLRGNFTYSKNVVQNWEQAYLEYPYLEYNGYPYNSIRGYQALGLFKDEDDIKYSPTQSFGAVLPGDIKYKDVNGDGVINTLDKVPLTHSNYPLTMFGFGGEFRYKNLSLGVLFKGTGKTSFFYVGQPMNYKGVVENTGMGYMPFFAGTQGNLISLVNDPKNRWIPRDYALEHGIDLSLAENPNARFPRLQYGNNSNNSQLSTFWQGDAKYIRLQELTVSYNVSPNFLKQVGIKSMDLQFVGNNLYIWDNVKIFDPEQAAWGGRKYPIPTTYSLQAYINF, from the coding sequence ATGAAGATCATTCATTTTTTGTGCATACTACCGATCTATTTCTTTTTTTCGGTCACGTTTGCACAGCAGACGCAAGAACAGCTCACGGTTGCGGGGACTGTTGTTGATGAAAAAGGACAGCCGATATCCAAGGTGTCTATTTATGTCAAGGATAAACCCACTGGTGCGACTTCAACAGATGAAAACGGCAAATTCAGCATCCAGGCTGTGTACGGGGATAGGCTGGTGTTTACCAGTGTGGGATATGAAACGGCAGAACACTTGGTCATTGAATCCATAACCGGCTTACAGATAAAACTGCTGGATAAAAGTACGAATATAGATGAGGTGGTGGTCGTTGGGCTTGGTGCCAAACAACGAAAAATAAGCTCTGTGGGCGCCATCACCACAGTAGATGTCAAACAGTTACAAAGCCCTGCGCCTTCTATCGCCAACTTACTGGGCGGACGTGCAGCGGGTGTTATTTCGATGCAGACATCCGGGGAACCCGGTGCAAATATTGCAGACTTCTGGGTGCGTGGCATCGGTACCTTCGGAGCCAATGCGAAAGCGTTGGTCCTTATCGACGGTCTTGAAGGGGATCTGAATACCATCGACCCTGCGGATGTGGAGAGTTTCTCGATCCTGAAAGATGCTTCGGCAACAGCGGTATACGGTGTCAGAGGAGCGAACGGGGTGGTGCTGGTGACCACAAAACGCGGTACGGTGGACCGTATACAGATTACGGGCCGTGTCAATTCAACCATGTCCCACTTAAGCCGATTGCCAAAATACCTTCGTGCCTATGATTACGCCCTGCTTGCGAATGAAGCCTCTATCGTAAGGGGAAGTGAACCCTTATATAATGATACTGAACTGGGAATAATAAAAAATAATCTGGATCCCGATATGTATCCGGATGTCAGCTGGCAGGATGAAATATTGAATAAAAACTTTTGGCGCCAGAGTTATTATGCGTCCGGCCGGGGCGGATCTGAAGTTGCCCGTTATTTCCTGAGCCTAGGGGGCAACACGGAAACGGCTGCCTACAAAGTGGATAAAAACTCTATTTACAGTTCCAACGTGGGATACAATACCTATAACTATCGCGTCAATCTGGATATCAACCTGACAAAGACGACCAAAGTCTTCCTAGGATCGGATGGTTTTCTTTCCGATAGAAAAGAACCGGGGATCGCAGATACAGACTATATCTGGAAAACCCAGTCGACCTTAACTCCGGTATCTATACCGATCCAGTATTCAAACGGACTTTTGCCCGGAATAGGCAGTGGAGAACGTTCGTCTCCGTACGTCATGATAAACCGCACCGGTCGCTATAATCAGCAAATTTATAAAGGGAAAATAACGCTTGCACTAGATCAGGATTTAAAAAGTCTGGTCGAAGGGCTCAAAGTACGTGCACAGGGTGCCTACGATATTCATAGTTATTTCGCGGAACGCAGATGGCTGCAGCCTGCGCTATATGAAGCTACAGGCCGTAATTTGGACGGTTCACTCATCATGGCGCAAAAAGTACAGGAACGGCCTGCTGACTATGCCAAAGGCTTGAGGCAGTACCGCAAATATTTCTTTGAGTCCAGTTTAAATTATGACAAAAAATTTGGAGAAGACCACCGAACTTCGGCGTTGATCTATTATTACCTGAGTGATGCCAAAGACACCGATGATGCCACAAACAACCTGACGGCAATCCCTGTACGGTATCAGGGGGTGTCCAGCCGATTCACATACGGATACAAAGATACGTATTTGCTAGATGCCAACTTCGGCTATACAGGTTCGGAAAACTTCCAGCCGGGCCGTCAATATGGCTTCTTCCCGTCGATTGCATTGGGTTGGGTGCCAACGGGCTACAAGTTTGTGCAGGAAGCAGCGCCGTGGCTGGACTACTTCAAAATCAGGGCGTCCTACGGTACAGTCGGTAACGACCGCATCATCAATGCAGTACGCTTTCCCTATCTGACAAAAGCTGACATTTATAGAAGTGATGTCTGGGGTGTCGGTGGAATTGAAACGATTACCGAAACCCGTATTGGAGCCGACAATCTGGCCTGGGAGCGAGCGATCAAATCCAATCTGGGAATCGAAGGAAAATTGTTTAATAACAAGATCGATTTTGTAATTGATTTTTTCGAGGATCAGCGCAATGGTATTTTCCAGCCCCGTGTACAGGTGCCAGATTATGTAGGCGTGATTTCCAATCCCTATGCCAACGTCGGGCGTATGAAAAGCTCTGGAGCAGATGGCAATATTACCTACACCACCAAGATCAACAACGATATGACCTTGACGCTCCGGGGGAATTTTACGTATTCCAAAAATGTGGTGCAAAATTGGGAACAGGCTTACTTGGAGTATCCTTATCTGGAGTATAATGGCTACCCCTATAACTCCATCCGTGGCTACCAGGCACTGGGTTTATTCAAAGACGAGGACGATATCAAATACAGCCCTACCCAGAGCTTTGGAGCCGTTTTGCCGGGTGACATCAAATACAAAGATGTCAATGGTGACGGGGTGATCAATACCTTGGACAAAGTGCCTCTCACGCATAGCAATTATCCCTTGACCATGTTTGGTTTCGGCGGAGAGTTTCGGTACAAAAACCTGTCTTTGGGCGTGCTCTTCAAAGGGACAGGTAAGACCTCCTTCTTCTATGTAGGTCAGCCGATGAACTATAAAGGTGTCGTGGAAAATACAGGGATGGGTTATATGCCTTTCTTTGCCGGAACACAGGGCAATTTAATTTCTTTGGTAAATGACCCCAAAAATCGGTGGATCCCAAGAGACTATGCTCTGGAACACGGTATCGATCTGTCTCTGGCAGAAAATCCGAACGCCCGTTTCCCACGGCTGCAGTATGGAAATAACAGCAACAACAGCCAACTATCCACCTTCTGGCAGGGGGATGCCAAATATATCCGCCTACAGGAGCTGACCGTGAGCTATAACGTTAGTCCAAACTTTCTTAAACAGGTCGGTATAAAATCCATGGATCTTCAATTTGTTGGAAACAATTTATATATCTGGGATAACGTGAAGATTTTTGATCCGGAACAAGCGGCATGGGGCGGACGTAAATATCCTATTCCAACAACTTATTCGTTACAGGCTTATATCAATTTTTAG
- a CDS encoding RagB/SusD family nutrient uptake outer membrane protein → MLLITAISCKDYLNIDTYFDDEFNIDSAYSNKRYIEAYMWGAAALFPDESNTIRSNYTPGPMATDEAINGLTGAGTTNIYYGMDFVTGNITPDFYGGLNQWGTYYKIIRKANNVLKNIDKPRDMTYADRNRIEGYTRFIRAYAYYNLIIDFGPPILLGDEIVNTNETIEYYDRPRATYDEAMEYICEEFEKAAVQLPVDVGLLDFGKPTKGAAYALIARLRLIHASPLFNGGPVASSYFGNWTRRTDGVHYVSQQYDEKRWAVAAAAAKRVMDMGKYKLYTVPADERTPELPAGVTTDPNFYGSYPNGAKGIDAFRSYSDVFTGEAVASINPEYIWGRNTTYLNTNLNQGAFPPTLGGWGRFSVTQKVVDAYLMDDGRTKEEARGDTYFETVADLPAGGTFNDLFTTQPRNFSGYPLNAGIFKMYANREMRFYASVGFNGAVWQALSSTTLNNHTAKYFYQEPDGRGGVSASSPNYPLTGYVIKKWNHAFDALTGTGARMMPKAYPIIRYAEMLLSYAEALNNLTGSHTVQLGDKSYTLSRDQNEISTSFNAVRYRAGLPGLSSAQLASKAAVQKQIERERMVEFLWENRRFYDVRRWGMYEETEREPIRGMNPDGANSETFYKRVSPGTSSFLTRQVDKKLIWVPIPRAEMRRLPSLDQNPGYN, encoded by the coding sequence ATGCTGTTAATTACAGCAATATCCTGTAAAGACTATCTGAATATCGACACTTATTTTGACGACGAATTCAATATTGATTCGGCGTACAGCAACAAGCGGTATATCGAGGCTTACATGTGGGGAGCAGCTGCGCTGTTTCCGGATGAATCCAATACAATCCGTAGCAATTACACCCCCGGGCCTATGGCAACCGATGAGGCCATCAATGGTCTGACAGGTGCTGGCACAACCAATATTTATTACGGGATGGACTTTGTGACGGGCAACATCACGCCGGATTTTTACGGCGGCCTTAACCAGTGGGGTACATACTATAAGATTATCCGCAAAGCCAATAATGTGTTAAAAAATATCGATAAACCCAGAGATATGACCTACGCCGACCGTAATCGTATTGAAGGATATACCCGTTTTATACGAGCCTATGCCTACTATAATCTTATTATAGATTTCGGGCCGCCAATTCTGCTGGGTGACGAGATCGTGAATACAAATGAGACCATAGAATATTATGATCGCCCCAGAGCGACCTACGACGAAGCAATGGAGTATATCTGTGAGGAGTTCGAAAAGGCTGCGGTACAGTTACCGGTAGATGTGGGGTTACTGGATTTTGGAAAGCCCACTAAAGGTGCTGCATATGCTTTGATTGCCCGTCTACGTTTGATCCATGCCAGCCCGCTGTTTAATGGTGGACCGGTAGCGAGTTCGTATTTTGGCAACTGGACCCGCAGGACTGACGGCGTTCACTATGTCTCACAGCAATATGATGAAAAACGCTGGGCCGTAGCGGCAGCCGCCGCCAAGCGCGTCATGGATATGGGAAAATATAAATTATATACAGTCCCTGCAGATGAAAGAACGCCGGAATTACCTGCCGGTGTCACTACAGATCCCAATTTTTACGGCAGCTATCCGAATGGTGCAAAAGGTATCGATGCCTTTAGGTCCTACTCTGACGTGTTTACAGGAGAGGCCGTGGCCTCGATTAACCCTGAGTATATCTGGGGTAGAAATACGACCTATCTGAACACGAATTTAAATCAGGGGGCATTCCCGCCAACGCTGGGCGGCTGGGGACGTTTCTCCGTGACACAGAAGGTCGTGGACGCCTACCTAATGGACGATGGTCGTACGAAAGAAGAAGCCCGGGGGGATACTTATTTCGAAACGGTTGCTGACCTTCCGGCGGGAGGCACGTTCAATGATCTTTTTACGACTCAGCCTCGTAACTTTTCTGGGTATCCGTTAAATGCGGGTATATTTAAGATGTATGCCAATCGTGAGATGCGTTTTTATGCTTCGGTCGGATTTAACGGAGCCGTATGGCAGGCCCTGTCCAGCACCACACTTAATAATCATACGGCCAAATACTTTTATCAGGAACCTGATGGCCGCGGCGGGGTGTCGGCCTCTTCACCCAACTATCCGCTGACTGGATATGTAATCAAAAAATGGAACCACGCCTTCGATGCGCTTACTGGTACCGGTGCCCGGATGATGCCCAAAGCCTATCCCATCATCCGCTATGCGGAAATGTTGTTGTCGTATGCTGAGGCTCTAAATAACCTTACCGGTAGCCATACTGTGCAACTGGGCGACAAAAGCTATACCCTGAGCCGCGATCAGAACGAGATCAGCACTTCGTTTAACGCGGTCCGTTACCGTGCTGGCTTGCCGGGCTTGTCATCCGCTCAGCTTGCAAGCAAAGCCGCCGTTCAGAAGCAGATCGAACGTGAGCGTATGGTTGAGTTTTTATGGGAAAACAGGCGCTTTTATGATGTGCGCCGCTGGGGAATGTATGAGGAAACTGAGCGTGAGCCTATCCGTGGCATGAATCCCGATGGCGCAAATAGCGAGACTTTTTATAAAAGAGTGTCGCCGGGTACTTCATCGTTCTTAACTCGTCAGGTGGACAAAAAGCTGATCTGGGTACCCATACCAAGAGCCGAGATGCGAAGATTGCCTTCGCTGGACCAGAACCCGGGATATAATTAG
- a CDS encoding DUF1735 domain-containing protein — translation MKRSLIAVLALSAVLYSCKDNEVFEKEMYKNEVALISSDYHNTFKEVVQLTGEEVIGYVAASSGGTHPPTKDLVIGLEEDAAPLAKYNFAVYDNAEELYAKLLPKEKYEIMDNKIVIKAGQLTGRTMIKLRPDGLSPDSTYFIGLKATSPSGVEIKPKKSTMLYQVIIENMYASQAQNTMYSMVGFANGLATAANKQLFPLTRNSVRMVAGNETFVSKVPDIEKNCLILEMDEFNNVKIKPYKNIQVVQLDNDPMYPNKFKVEEAFGMRTNVFLLSYQYTIGNVTTIMKERVEMQVK, via the coding sequence ATGAAACGAAGTCTTATAGCAGTACTTGCACTCTCGGCTGTACTCTATTCCTGTAAGGATAACGAAGTGTTCGAAAAGGAAATGTATAAAAACGAGGTAGCGCTGATCAGCTCTGATTATCACAATACGTTTAAAGAAGTTGTGCAGCTGACGGGCGAAGAAGTTATCGGATATGTCGCAGCATCATCGGGAGGGACACATCCGCCTACCAAAGATCTGGTCATCGGATTAGAAGAAGATGCCGCGCCATTGGCAAAATATAATTTTGCAGTTTATGACAATGCAGAAGAACTGTATGCCAAATTACTTCCTAAAGAAAAGTATGAGATCATGGACAATAAGATTGTGATCAAGGCAGGGCAGCTTACTGGGCGTACGATGATCAAGCTGCGTCCAGACGGACTGTCGCCAGATTCCACTTATTTTATCGGGCTGAAGGCAACAAGTCCTTCCGGTGTCGAGATCAAACCCAAGAAAAGTACCATGTTGTACCAAGTCATTATCGAGAATATGTATGCATCACAAGCTCAGAATACTATGTATTCCATGGTGGGCTTTGCCAATGGTCTGGCAACTGCAGCAAACAAACAGCTGTTTCCCCTGACCCGTAACAGCGTGCGTATGGTTGCCGGAAACGAAACTTTTGTCTCCAAAGTTCCCGATATCGAAAAGAATTGCCTGATACTCGAAATGGACGAATTTAACAATGTAAAAATAAAGCCTTACAAAAATATACAGGTGGTGCAATTGGACAATGACCCCATGTACCCCAATAAATTTAAGGTGGAAGAAGCATTTGGTATGCGAACCAACGTGTTTTTATTATCTTATCAGTACACCATTGGTAATGTCACAACGATTATGAAGGAGCGGGTTGAAATGCAGGTTAAATAA
- a CDS encoding BACON domain-containing protein: MNRNNYYKLDTLPKSIYVLCLSFMMLFASCKDDMEMEGSFALKDNPSKLEAAAAGSSATYTVQASGSWKVEPLRKENWVKIDPMEGNGNGTFTVTVNRNTNPELRSLTLFFTLNGKLQNSVLKIEQAGATDQEQEKDPYLKIDGLSDRLEVVEAGITGQYVLRSTGRWKVLIEDESNWVDVSPREGEGDTPITIAVDKNTDIERTANLHLFLNDVQQPSPLVVHQKGVKLQEVGDVVLREDFNWLTYGSEVFNATSGETRIALWTPDELAKGWTSTPNPTEGGGSYASIYARPGFIKLGRTNYGGDLISPKLENVQRTKNLLVTFKAVRYAVNDHHLLSVGVKGPGTVSVGQFNVMNVPATNSSLESCRAAWQAPEATYSFVVTGATAETQLWFLGGAFDQRAGNWPATVNRIFIDDIVVTVTK; this comes from the coding sequence ATGAACAGAAATAATTATTACAAACTGGATACACTTCCAAAATCAATATATGTGCTCTGTCTTAGCTTCATGATGCTATTTGCCTCATGTAAAGACGATATGGAGATGGAGGGTTCTTTTGCTTTGAAAGATAACCCCTCGAAGTTGGAAGCTGCGGCGGCCGGTTCATCCGCGACTTATACCGTGCAGGCAAGTGGGAGCTGGAAAGTGGAGCCGCTGCGGAAAGAAAACTGGGTTAAAATTGATCCGATGGAGGGAAACGGCAATGGAACTTTTACGGTTACCGTCAATAGAAATACCAATCCCGAATTACGCTCGCTGACGTTATTTTTCACGCTTAATGGAAAGTTGCAAAATAGCGTGCTAAAAATAGAGCAGGCAGGTGCCACTGACCAAGAGCAGGAGAAAGATCCTTATCTAAAAATCGACGGTCTCTCTGACCGCCTGGAAGTTGTCGAAGCAGGAATAACAGGACAGTATGTCCTCCGTTCTACCGGCAGGTGGAAAGTTCTCATCGAGGATGAGTCTAACTGGGTAGACGTCTCTCCCCGGGAGGGGGAAGGAGATACTCCTATAACCATTGCTGTTGATAAAAATACCGATATAGAACGTACAGCAAATCTGCATTTATTTTTAAACGACGTACAGCAACCTTCACCTCTTGTTGTTCATCAGAAAGGCGTGAAGCTGCAGGAAGTCGGAGATGTTGTTCTACGGGAAGATTTTAACTGGTTAACGTATGGAAGCGAAGTTTTTAATGCCACTTCCGGCGAGACGCGGATTGCCCTATGGACTCCTGATGAACTGGCGAAAGGGTGGACAAGTACGCCAAATCCCACTGAAGGCGGGGGAAGCTATGCTTCGATTTATGCGCGGCCGGGGTTTATAAAATTAGGCCGTACAAATTATGGTGGTGACCTCATCTCGCCTAAGCTCGAGAACGTACAGCGTACAAAAAACCTGTTGGTGACGTTTAAAGCTGTACGCTATGCTGTTAATGACCATCATCTGCTGAGTGTGGGGGTAAAAGGCCCCGGGACTGTCAGTGTAGGCCAGTTTAATGTAATGAATGTACCTGCGACCAACTCCAGCTTGGAGTCGTGCCGGGCCGCATGGCAGGCGCCGGAAGCGACCTATTCTTTCGTCGTCACAGGGGCTACCGCTGAGACTCAGCTGTGGTTTCTCGGTGGTGCCTTTGACCAGCGTGCTGGCAACTGGCCTGCTACCGTTAACCGTATTTTTATAGACGATATTGTCGTTACCGTAACCAAATAA